DNA sequence from the Podospora pseudocomata strain CBS 415.72m chromosome 2 map unlocalized CBS415.72m_2.2, whole genome shotgun sequence genome:
CTGTGTCCCTTTCAACAAGTTAAACTTCCTTCCCAGGCTTTCAACGCCCGCTCATGTGTCTGTCAACTTCCGACCACGAACAGAACCCATCGACGACAGGCTCCACCATCGAAAGAAACACCCGAGCTTCAACAGCCCAAACATTGACAAAGCCAGACACACATCCAGGGCAACTGCAAAGCACGAGCGAGTTCAAATACACCATCTCCTACTGAACTCTGACCCCGTCTCAAACTTTCCCTGCCCCTGGTCTCGAGCCAGTTTCTACGATTTCAACTCGTCTTCACGTCTCCGGGCCGCGGCACACGAAGTTCAAGAACAAAAATAGATCAAACAATACACCAAGACCGAGCGAGTCCCTTCAGTCGTTGCCTGACCCATCATCTACTTCCAGGTTGTATCCTTTCCCCCTGGCAGTTAACGCTGCTAAATTCACGGGCGAGCAAACGCAAAATCTTCTACCCGAATAACTACACCAGAACTGTAAAACCGTCCCGAAGCCACGAGCCGGCTAGACGGAGCAGAGCAGACCAGCACAGCATTAATCCAGCGCCTGACCGCCAACCCAAACAAGAAACCCCTCGATTACGCGCCGACTCGAAAGACCTCGCCCCGAAGctaccctcctcaacacaaCACACGATGCTAGGTAGCCTTCACTGCTCAGCTACCTGCCTGTATCGCGGAGCTTACCTGGATAGGCGGAAGACGGGCTGGACAGAACGCAATCGACATTTGCTTTTGAGGGGAAGGTGGACACAGTAAGAGTAGGTGGGTATTTTGGTGTGTGTGATCAACCAGGGCAGGCATTCTCAGGTAGGGATGATACAGACCAGACACACAATACAAAGGGGCCCGGGGGGAACACggaacagaaagaaaaagaagaaaaaaaggccaaGTGCTGCGAAACACAAAAGAGCATTCTAAAAGATTATGAAGAGGCTAGCTAACCAAGGTGATGTGATGTTCATAGGATGGGAATCTCTAATAAAGTACAGACTTTAGCTATTTGGTTTGAATACTGATTGTCCAAGAGAATCAAGGGAAAATAAAGATCGTATTATGTGTGCCTTGTCCTAAGTGTGAACTGCCTGTCCACCATTGCCATGTCCGTCAAACTATCCCCCATCTAAGCACCCCTACATCCAGCCATTACGCACTCTAAACCCGATCTGCTGGCGGGCTTTAACATACCTGCCTTATATCCCTCTCTAAACACTATCTACTGACGATTTATACACACACCAAATCACTCCAAGCCTCTCCCTGCATATCAAGCCCTATTAATCTCATCCCCCGTACTCTGCCCCCtactcaacctcctcctggcaacccccccctccccaccaacctctaGCCCCCTactctcccccatctcctcatcgcccctcctcttcctcctcccccccgacccatccccatccgtctcctccccagccccctccccctccaaaacccccccTTGATCCCTCTGCCCgttcccactccccccagcCCTTCCCCCAAAGCTATTCCCCCCACAGCTAATCATCGTAAACTCACTCGCAGTCGGCCCATCCAgcacccccaactccccctcccccaaccacctaggcagcaccaccgccctaACCGGAATCAACAAAATGATAAAAACCGGaaaccccaccgccgccaccgtctGCGTAATCGCAAACGTCGCCGCAAACCCAAGCAACTCCAACCCAACAAACAAGCAGATCTTCTTGTCAGGACACCCCCTCAACGGACTGTCCCTCGGCCTGAGCTTCCTCTCCTGAAGCAAATACACCAACTTCAGCGTGATCCCATTCCCCTCCAGCGCCTGGAACCCCATAATAaaaaacaaccccgccaGAACCCCCTGCGGGATGAGATGCAGCACCGACAGAAGCGGGCCCGTCATAGCGACGAGTGTAATCAGCCcctgggcgaggttggagacGCGTTGTTCCACCACGTGGGTTGCTTTCAGTTGGGGTTTGCCGCCATGCTcgaaagaggaagaggacgaggaagaggacgaggaagaggaagaggtgaggaCTTCTGTTACGCAGAGGGACTCGGTGTGAAAAGGGGCTTGGGGTATCAGACCGTTAGGAAACGGCAGGCCCAACAGCCCCGAGATTCCCGTTGTGAGGCCTAGCAGAAAGAGGTCCCAGTGGAAGCCGGCTGGTTTGCGGAGGGGGTACTCTGAGCCTTGGGCTATGAGGGAGGATACTAGGTTACTGTCagtggatggtgatgagggagagaagggagagggaaaaaagggTTAAATACCATTGTGatcaaaccaaaacaacacaGTCAACAAAACCGCAAACGGAATCGCCAAAAACACGTGCCCTATCGGCAAGTCCCAAAAGTgaacaaaccaccccctcgaCTCCACCGTCGGCATAAATGCTACACCCGTCGGAAGCGTCTCCAAAGGCACATTCTTCATCCTGCCCATGTGGGCAAACCCCGTAAAAAAAATCACCGTCAACGGGGTGCCGTAGTCTTTGATAAACACCCTAATCCAGTGCTTGAACAGCGTGGATTTTGTGCCAATCTCTCCACATATATAAGCAATGCAAAAGACAAGCAGCGACACAACAACCGACAGCCAAAACGGCGAGCCGTCACCGAGCGTCTCGAGGATTTGAACGCCCTTTTGGAGATAAATAAGCGCGACGTagaagccaaagatgtcACAGGGAAAGCGAGTGACATAGCTAAGCCTGTTTGTTTTCATCAGCTGAATATCATTAtaatccaaaaaaaaaaaaacaaaaaaaaagtccaaaaaaaaaaaagaaagaaaaacaaaaggcGGAGGTGAAGACATACCAATTACAAGAATTCGTCACCGCCAAAACCCAATGAAACACCAAACTCCACAGTCCAATCCAGCACATGAACCCAAGGTAGTAAGTCCCAGAGTCCTTCATGATATTATACACCGTACTGCCATCCCACGTTAGccatccctctcccttcctatcaccaaccccatctcaTCggtgccccccctccccccatcaccaccaacaacaacagaaacCAAAGAGAGAACTCACTAATTAAAAACCGTAATCGGCCCCGTAACCCCCACAATCACAATCGGCTGGCACGCTCCCACActaaacaccaccgcccccagcACACTAGCCAACAGCGTCTCGTTCACTCCGTACTCCCCGTTCGTCTTGTGCAGCATGTCCAGACTGAACGCCAACGCGGGCAGGATGTTGGCAAAAAACATGTACACCGTCGCCGGCACGACACGGTAATCCCAGGCGTCGGTCCAGTCGGACCAGTAGTAGGGCAGGCGGCGTTTGATGTCGAGGTACATGCCTCGGCCGAGGTGGATTCTGTGCCATGGTTCTTCTGGTTTGccgtttgatgatggtgatggtgatgatggggcggggggttgaggtaatgagacggcggcggcggtgtgAGTTGGGAGGAGCTGTTCACCTCCTCCGGGTGGTAATGGGGGTTTCTCTGATGGCATTTTGTGGTTTGTTGCTTTCACTTCTTGAGGGACCGAGTGAGGCGTTCAAAATATGGGGGTGGCTGAACCTCAACGGTCAGCGAGGCTGGTCGAACCCGCGCGCGGCTGTAAGTTGAGACCGCTgagtgagatgagatgaaaACCAACCCCAGACTGAGCCTCCCTCAATCCAGAGAGCAAAATCCTCTTCAATTCCTGTCAGTTATTGATGCAGCGCAATTGATGCCATGAGCGTAtcatccatcaacaacgTCAGAAATTGATGAAATAGAACACCCCGAGAAAAAGCTGCGTTCGGCACCGTGGCGGCGacttcccccccaaaaaacgACCAAAGCCAActagaaaaagaaaaaaaagaagccaaGAAACCGGCCCCACAAGCCCGCTAATCCCCGGTTTGTCTAACAACGTCTGATGTCACCCTTCATTGTTCTTTCACGTTTTTCCCCAAGTCCCTGAAAATCATCGCCCTCAAAGACCTCATTCATA
Encoded proteins:
- a CDS encoding uncharacterized protein (EggNog:ENOG503NVYG; COG:P), encoding MPSEKPPLPPGGGEQLLPTHTAAAVSLPQPPAPSSPSPSSNGKPEEPWHRIHLGRGMYLDIKRRLPYYWSDWTDAWDYRVVPATVYMFFANILPALAFSLDMLHKTNGEYGVNETLLASVLGAVVFSVGACQPIVIVGVTGPITVFNYTVYNIMKDSGTYYLGFMCWIGLWSLVFHWVLAVTNSCNWLSYVTRFPCDIFGFYVALIYLQKGVQILETLGDGSPFWLSVVVSLLVFCIAYICGEIGTKSTLFKHWIRVFIKDYGTPLTVIFFTGFAHMGRMKNVPLETLPTGVAFMPTVESRGWFVHFWDLPIGHVFLAIPFAVLLTVLFWFDHNVSSLIAQGSEYPLRKPAGFHWDLFLLGLTTGISGLLGLPFPNGLIPQAPFHTESLCVTEVLTSSSSSSSSSSSSSFEHGGKPQLKATHVVEQRVSNLAQGLITLVAMTGPLLSVLHLIPQGVLAGLFFIMGFQALEGNGITLKLVYLLQERKLRPRDSPLRGCPDKKICLFVGLELLGFAATFAITQTVAAVGFPVFIILLIPVRAVVLPRWLGEGELGVLDGPTASEFTMISCGGNSFGGRAGGSGNGQRDQGGVLEGEGAGEETDGDGSGGRRKRRGDEEMGESRGLEVGGEGGVARRRLSRGQSTGDEINRA